A region from the Lolium perenne isolate Kyuss_39 chromosome 4, Kyuss_2.0, whole genome shotgun sequence genome encodes:
- the LOC127293913 gene encoding uncharacterized protein, with the protein MGRPRPKKRPPTHSEAGVEEEEALMLPVGAEVEVRSDEPGFEDSFYEATVAGHLISRHRRRYTLTYSTLLAEEGGPLKDTADAADVRPRPPPPRDENAAAAPRGFAICDMVEAFHRDGWWAGVVSAVPTPPGTGDRPRGVYEVTFPTSRETMEFEETALRPHRVFLDGRWVPAAEVDNGSPLFSEGNQVEVSRSEKNSGESWSPATVIKVIGAHFLVQYIHIEKNKELVTEVVDSANIRPACIITRMTSRYRFSPSSHVEVLHQGSWWAGVIVEVLGSGIDKKYAVELEDHETYIEHVDCAGVLTVENTQLRPRYCWDGKKWVRYFEEKPAKGCRLTARKRPISASSALHDGGDGSCRDKKLKKADVSSCEKNLMKADVVSESISPIMSVSEKCKINHMSSYSEETMEQRNAVLALACQLSPPSLPPMTALGHLNPSSLGPSYHLEQLSPEMTIIPSMPQGAFLGTRSHDSDWPNIVLNDQEKQSTVGSRTDLSRQKEECVPFQTPDALGESTETPKEGIAAKTTEEDNNMLAIFADLAQLPNDMIAGCEILSELKTGSCIDLTPRKYTTGSQARNQTPYIKQGGYAGETSVEQDTGEDLCQRYLVMPDDANVHFLPSEKGCEATVHDGQLCMENAAAMPECMTGSVAPAEDLCIVSRAALDGAMPNPLQLAVKFEITGSRTDGFSASSQYIQKSTVTQLSSVGMDNCTETEPGNSLAIIKYVEAAPMSRTHDSRCPLSPEALDVHESIIDTNDGFSEALAIQHLPFVKTSPLWAELEALEIFSKVPQRPKFHLVQQYCPELREGMALGLMVSFASLAESISRMEIQDDTGPFEQKMLGLSLLEANGFDVRDMRSRLETLLDTRNRRGELQDGMRKLREKIANKEADDRELSLEIRMLATALHHLELHACVMRDVMRSAISRKVNTAMVISRLKAEVNKLERSYVSTTVPR; encoded by the exons ATGGGGCGCCCGCGTCCCAAGAAGCGCCCTCCGACCCACtccgaggcgggggtggaggaggaagaggcgcTCATGTTGCCGGTCGGCGCGGAGGTGGAGGTGCGCAGCGACGAGCCCGGCTTCGAGGACTCCTTCTACGAGGCCACGGTCGCCGGCCACCTGATctcgcgccaccgccgccgctacaCGCTGACCTACTCGACGCTGCTGGCCGAGGAGGGGGGCCCGCTGAAGGACACCGCGGATGCCGCCGACGTGCGCCCGCGGCCTCCGCCACCGCGCGACGAAAACGCGGCCGCGGCGCCGAGGGGGTTCGCGATCTGCGACATGGTGGAGGCCTTCCACAGGGACGGGTGGTGGGCCGGCGTGGTCTCCGCCGTTCCGACGCCGCCGGGGACGGGGGATCGCCCGCGCGGGGTGTACGAGGTGACCTTCCCGACGTCGCGGGAGACGATGGAGTTCGAGGAGACGGCTCTGCGGCCGCACCGCGTGTTCCTGGACGGCCGGTGGGTCCCCGCTGCAGAGGTG GACAATGGAAGTCCTTTGTTCAGTGAAGGAAACCAAGTTGAAGTGAGTCGGTCTGAAAAAAACTCTGGTGAATCGTGGAGTCCAGCTACTGTTATAAAAGTGATTGGTGCACATTTCCTAGTTCAGTACATACATATTGAAAAGAATAAGGAATTGGTTACTGAGGTTGTGGATTCTGCAAATATTCGGCCAGCATGCATCATCACGCGTATGACCTCTAGGTACAGATTTTCTCCATCTTCACATGTTGAGGTACTTCATCAAGGTAGCTGGTGGGCTGGAGTTATTGTGGAAGTATTAGGTAGTGGAATCGACAAGAAGTATGCAGTGGAGTTGGAGGATCACGAGACATATATTGAGCACGTGGATTGTGCGGGTGTGCTGACAGTTGAAAATACGCAGTTGAGGCCACGGTATTGCTGGGACGGTAAAAAATGGGTACGCTACTTCGAAGAG AAACCTGCTAAAGGATGTAGATTAACTGCTCGAAAAAGGCCAATTTCTGCTTCTTCAGCATTGCATGATGGAGGTGATGGTTCTTGTCGTGACAAAAAGTTGAAGAAGGCAGATGTATCTTCTTGTGAGAAAAATTTGATGAAGGCGGATGTAGTGTCAGAATCAATTTCTCCTATCATGTCTGTTAGTGAAAAGTGTAAAATCAATCATATGTCCTCCTATTCCGAAGAAACGATGGAGCAACGAAATGCAGTACTAGCATTAGCGTGTCAGTTGTCACCTCCTTCACTGCCACCAATGACAGCACTTGGCCATCTGAATCCATCTTCACTTGGTCCAAGCTATCATCTTGAACAATTATCACCCGAGATGACTATCATACCTTCTATGCCACAAGGTGCATTTTTAGGAACACGATCTCATGACTCAGATTGGCCAAACATAGTATTAAATGATCAGGAAAAACAGTCAACTGTTGGAAGTAGGACTGATCTGTCAAGACAAAAGGAGGAATGCGTTCCTTTTCAAACACCGGATGCTCTAGGGGAGAGCACTGAAACT CCAAAGGAAGGGATAGCTGCTAAAACTACTGAGGAAGACAACAACATGTTAGCTATCTTTGCAGACT TGGCTCAACTGCCTAATGATATGATCGCTGGATGTGAAATACTTTCAGAATTGAAAACAGGGAGTTGTATTGACCTGACACCACGCAAGTACACCACAG GTTCACAAGCAAGGAATCAAACACCTTATATTAAGCAAGGGGGCTATGCTGGTGAAACAAGTGTTGAGCAGGATACTGGTGAAGATTTATGTCAGAGGTATTTGGTTATGCCTGATGATGCTAACGTTCATTTCTTGCCTTCAGAAAAGGGTTGCGAAGCTACTGTACATGACGGTCAGCTCTGTATGGAGAACGCAGCAGCTATGCCAGAGTGCATGACTGGTTCTGTTGCTCCAGCCGAGGACTTGTGTATTGTATCTCGAGCTGCTTTAGATGGTGCTATGCCAAACCCGCTACAATTGGCTGTGAAGTTCGAAATTACCGGAAGTCGCACCGACGGGTTCTCAGCCAGTAGCCAGTACATCCAGAAGTCGACAGTAACCCAGTTGTCTTCAGTTGGTATGGACAATTGTACTGAAACAGAACCTGGTAATAGCTTGGCTATAATAAAATACGTGGAGGCTGCACCAATGTCCAGAACACATGATTCTCGATGCCCCTTGTCACCAGAAGCTTTAGATGTGCATGAGAGTATCATCGACACGAATGATGGGTTTTCGGAAGCCTTGGCCATCCAGCATCTTCCGTTTGTGAAGACATCCCCATTATGGGCAGAGCTTGAGGCACTGGAAATATTCAGTAAAGTGCCACAGAGACCAAAATTCCACCTGGTCCAGCAATATTGTCCAGAGCTCCGTGAAGGAATGGCATTAGGTTTGATGGTCTCTTTTGCTAGTTTAGCAGAAAGCATCAGCAGGATGGAGATTCAGGATGACACTGGACCGTTCGAACAGAAGATGCTGGGTCTTTCTTTGCTGGAGGCAAATGGTTTTGATGTCAGGGACATGAGATCGCGCCTGGAAACTTTGCTTGACACAAGGAATAGGCGCGGCGAACTACAGGATGGTATGAGAAAGTTGAGAGAGAAGATTGCTAACAAAGAAGCTGACGATAGAGAACTCAGCCTGGAAATTCGCATGCTAGCTACGGCTCTCCATCATCTTGAACTACATGCCTGTGTTATGCGCGATGTAATGCGGTCTGCCATCTCCCGGAAGGTGAACACTGCCATGGTGATCTCAAGGCTCAAAGCAGAAGTGAACAAGCTGGAGCGATCATATGTATCCACCACTGTGCCACGGTGA